Proteins co-encoded in one Myripristis murdjan chromosome 4, fMyrMur1.1, whole genome shotgun sequence genomic window:
- the LOC115357537 gene encoding pyroglutamyl-peptidase 1, producing the protein MNNSKRTVVVTGFGPFGEHTVNASWVAVQELKKLGLGTEVDLHVYEVPVEYQTVQSLVPSLWKQYHPLLVVHVGVSGMATTVTLEKCGRNHGYKGLDNSSFCPDSQCCIVGGPDCIDSVIDMESVCKRVTASGLGVAVSVSKDAGRYLCDFTYYTSLYLSHGRSAFVHVPPIGKPYSGEDLGRALQAIVQEMLELLDQAEEKIHCQHFH; encoded by the exons ATGAATAACAGCAAACGGACGGTGGTTGTCACAG GTTTTGGGCCATTTGGAGAGCACACCGTCAATGCTAGCTGGGTAGCAGTGCAg GAACTAAAGAAACTTGGCCTGGGAACCGAAGTGGACTTGCATGTGTATGAGGTTCCTGTAGAGTACCAGACAGTCCAGAGTTTGGTGCCTTCATTATGGAAACAGTATCATCCACTG TTGGTAGTTCATGTCGGAGTGTCAGGTATGGCCACCACTGTCACGTTGGAGAAGTGCGGCCGTAATCATGGCTACAAGGGTCTGGACAACAGCAGCTTCTGTCCTGACTCACAGTGTTGCATTGTGGGAGGACCGGACTGCATTGACTCAGTTATTGACATGGAATCTGTTTGCAAGAGAGTGACAGCCTCGGGGCTTGGAGTAGCCGTGTCCGTCTCCAAAGATGCCGGAAG GTATCTCTGTGACTTCACCTACTACACATCTCTGTACCTGAGCCACGGACGCTCAGCCTTTGTTCATGTGCCTCCTATTGGAAAGCCTTACAGCGGAGAAGACCTGGGCCGTGCGTTGCAGGCCATTGTCCAGGAGATGCTGGAGTTGCTGGACCAGGCGGAGGAGAAGATCCACTGCCAGCACTTCCACTAA
- the lsm4 gene encoding U6 snRNA-associated Sm-like protein LSm4, translated as MLPLSLLKTAQNHPMLVELKNGETYNGHLVSCDNWMNINLREVICTSRDGDKFWRMPECYIRGSTIKYLRIPDEIIDMVKEEVVSKGRGRGGLQQNKQQGKGRGGGAGRGVFGGRGRGMPGAGRGQQQQDKKPGKPQGMKNQH; from the exons ATG CTCCCTCTGTCCTTGCTGAAGACTGCCCAGAACCATCCCATG CTGGTGGAGCTGAAGAACGGAGAGACTTACAACGGTCACCTGGTCAGCTGTGACAACTGGATGAATATCAATCTGAGAGAAGTCATCTGCACCTCCAGG GATGGAGACAAGTTCTGGAGGATGCCTGAGTGCTACATCCGGGGAAGCACCATCAAGTACCTGCGAATCCCCGACGAGATCATCGACAtggtgaaggaggaggtggtgtcCAAGGGCCGCGGCCGGGGCGGCCTGCAGCAGAACAAGCAGCAGGgcaaaggaagaggagggggagccGGCAGAG gagTGTTTGGCGGTCGGGGCAGAGGAATGCCCGGCGCCGGAcgagggcagcagcagcaggacaaaaAGCCAGGCAAGCCTCAGGGGATGAAGAACCAGCACTaa